The following are encoded together in the Lactuca sativa cultivar Salinas chromosome 1, Lsat_Salinas_v11, whole genome shotgun sequence genome:
- the LOC111879342 gene encoding aldehyde dehydrogenase 22A1, producing the protein MFAETGEALVSSVDKIVIVNSPGVGRMIMRKAADTLILVILVLGGKDLFIVYEAVDVAHQISGAALQSSVQNCAGAKRFYSHKDIYASFVVAVFKIVKSVSAGPPQLGKYDMGVICMQDHSERFQSLINDALDKGAEIVGGGNVRDISEGAVDQYFPPTVIVNVNHQMKLMQEELPCKNCDKYGCITSAETVMLEKKSVDEFLSNINNGRNVIISLSL; encoded by the exons ATGTTTGCTGAGACTGGAGAAGCATTAGTCTCCTCAGTTGACAAAATTGTAATTGTCAACTCTCCAGGTGTTGGCAGAATG ATAATGAGAAAAGCCGCTGACACATTGATACTCGTGATACTTGTGCTTGGTGGAAAGGATTTGTTTATTGTCTATGAAGCCGTCGATGTGGCTCAC CAAATAT CAGGAGCTGCTTTACAATCTAGTGTACAAAACTGTGCAGGAGCTAAAAGATTTTATTCCCACAAAGACATATACGCTTCATTTGTAGTTGCGGTTTTTAAGATTGTTAAATCTGTCTCAGCT GGTCCTCCACAACTTGGAAAATACGACATGGGTGTGATTTGCATGCAAGACCATTCTGAAAGGTTTCAAAGCTTAATAAACGATGCATTGGATAAAGGAGCTGAAATTGTTGGAGGTGGAAATGTGAGAGATATTAGTGAAGGTGCTGTTGACCAATACTTCCCACCTACTGTTATTGTAAATGTCAACCATCAAATGAAATTGATGCAAGAGGAA TTACCATGCAAAAACTGTGATAAATA TGGGTGCATTACTTCTGCAGAGACTGTTATGTTAGAGAAGAAAAGCGTGGATGAGTTTTTATCCAATATAAACAATGGCAGAAATGTTATCATCTCACTTTCACTTTAA